ACAATTCAAAACTCATTGCATCAGAATCCACATCATGGTAGCTACCATCGAACACACGCACTTTCATATCTACCATTGGGTAGTTAGCCAATACACCATTGCTCATTGAAGTTTCAAAACCTTTGATGATGGCAGGAACAAATTCTTTTGGAATTGATCCACCAAACAAATCATTTACAAACTGGTATGATTTGCCCGGGTTTTCTTTCAACCACTCTTCATCAGCAGGTCCGATTTCAAAAATGATATCGGCGAACTTACCACGACCACCCGATTGTTTCTTCAACACTTCACGGTGTTCAACTTTTTGTTTGAACGCTTCTTTATAAGCCACCATCGGTGCACCCTGGTTTACTTCTACTTTAAACTCACGACGCATACGATCAACGATGATCTCAAGGTGCAATTCACCCATACCGCTCAATACAGTCTGACCAGTTTCTTCGTCAGTCTTTACACGCAGTGTTGGATCTTCTTCCACCAATTTAGAAATCGCTAAGCCCATTTTATCAACGTCGGCTTGTGCTTTTGGTTCAACCGCCAAAGAGATCACAGGCTCAGGAATGAACATGTTCTCTAATGTGATCGGATGATTTTCATCGCACAATGTATCACCGGTTTTGATCTCTTTAAAACCTACCGCTGCACCAATATCACCTGCTTCAATAAAATCAACAGGGTTTTGTTTGTTTGCAAACATTTTCATGATACGGCTGATACGCTCTTTCTTACCGCTTCTTACGTTCAACACATAAGAACCGGCATCAAGATGACCAGAGTAAACCCGGAAGAACGCTAAACGACCTACGAAAGGATCGGTCATGATCTTAAATGCCAACGCAGCAAATGGTTGTTTCGCATCTGGCTGACGGGTCATTTCTTCACCTGTATCAGGATCAGTTCCTTTAATTGCTTCCACATCTAAAGGAGAAGGCAGGTAACGGCAAACAGCATCCAATGCAGTTTGTACACCTTTATTCTTAAATGAAGAACCGCACATCATTGGTACAATTGAAAGGTCAATTGTTGCCTTGCGTACAGCTTCGTGAATTTCATCTTCCGTAATGCTGTCTGGATTGTCGAAGAATTTCTCCATCAACTTATCATCATATTCAGCAACTGCTTCTACAAGCTGAGCTCTCCAGTCTTTTGCTTCTTCCAACATATCAGCAGGAATTTCGATCTCATCGAAAGTCATTCCTTCTGTTTCCATATGCCAGATGATACCTTTCATCTTGATAAGATCCACCACACCTTTAAAATCATCTTCTGCACCAATTGGCAACTGAAGAGGAACGGCTTTTGATCCCAACATTTCACGCACCTGCTTAACAACGTTTAAGAAGTCAGCACCACTGCGATCCATTTTATTTACGAAACCGATACGTGGTACGTTGTAACGGTTAGCCTGGCGCCATACAGTTTCAGATTGTGGTTCCACACCATCAACCGCACTGAACAAAGCGATCAAACCATCCAATACACGCATTGAACGTTCTACCTCTACAGTAAAATCCACGTGACCGGGAGTATCGATAATGTTGAAAGAATACTTTTTAGTATCTGGAGTTTGCTTACCTAACACTGTAGGGAAGTTCC
The DNA window shown above is from Lacibacter sp. H375 and carries:
- the fusA gene encoding elongation factor G yields the protein MADLKFQRNFGIAAHIDAGKTTTTERILRYTGMIHRIGEVHDGAATTDWMEQEKERGITITSAAVSCQWNFPTVLGKQTPDTKKYSFNIIDTPGHVDFTVEVERSMRVLDGLIALFSAVDGVEPQSETVWRQANRYNVPRIGFVNKMDRSGADFLNVVKQVREMLGSKAVPLQLPIGAEDDFKGVVDLIKMKGIIWHMETEGMTFDEIEIPADMLEEAKDWRAQLVEAVAEYDDKLMEKFFDNPDSITEDEIHEAVRKATIDLSIVPMMCGSSFKNKGVQTALDAVCRYLPSPLDVEAIKGTDPDTGEEMTRQPDAKQPFAALAFKIMTDPFVGRLAFFRVYSGHLDAGSYVLNVRSGKKERISRIMKMFANKQNPVDFIEAGDIGAAVGFKEIKTGDTLCDENHPITLENMFIPEPVISLAVEPKAQADVDKMGLAISKLVEEDPTLRVKTDEETGQTVLSGMGELHLEIIVDRMRREFKVEVNQGAPMVAYKEAFKQKVEHREVLKKQSGGRGKFADIIFEIGPADEEWLKENPGKSYQFVNDLFGGSIPKEFVPAIIKGFETSMSNGVLANYPMVDMKVRVFDGSYHDVDSDAMSFELCAKSGFREAGRKAKPTLLEPIMKVEVVTPDQYMGDVTGDLNRRRGMLEGMDTKGNAQVIRAKVPLSEMFGYVTQLRSLSSGRATSTMEFSHYAPAPNNVAEEVIAKVKGKVSA